In one Silene latifolia isolate original U9 population chromosome 10, ASM4854445v1, whole genome shotgun sequence genomic region, the following are encoded:
- the LOC141605912 gene encoding PLASMODESMATA CALLOSE-BINDING PROTEIN 5-like: MLNPLMFFLLIAATWHPWIGHTEAAVVHQQLWCVAKNNAEDSALQQALDWACGPGAANCGPIQQGGPCYDPNDIISMASYAFNDYCTKHGMTQETCNFSNTADLIDLDPSHDKCKYPSSAFSVGNSSTPSTSGVIPGSEDLSGSSRFAKVEIWTLVLVVLTAFL; encoded by the exons ATGCTAAACCCCTTGATGTTCTTTCTCCTCATAGCCGCCACGTGGCATCCATGGATTGGCCATACAGAAGCAGCGGTTGTCCACCAGCAGCTGTGGTGTGTGGCAAAGAACAACGCAGAGGACAGTGCACTGCAGCAGGCATTGGATTGGGCTTGTGGGCCAGGTGCTGCTAATTGTGGGCCCATTCAACAAGGTGGGCCCTGTTATGACCCTAATGACATCATTTCCATGGCTTCTTATGCTTTTAATGATTATTGCACTAAGCATGGTATGACTCAAGAAACTTGCAACTTTAGTAATACTGCTGATCTCATTGATCTTGATCCCA GTCATGACAAATGCAAATATCCATCCAG TGCTTTCTCTGTGGGAAATTCTTCCACTCCTTCAACTTCAGGAGTTATTCCAGGGAGCGAGGATTTAAGTGGCAGCTCTCGCTTCGCAAAAGTAGAGATCTGGACATTAGTCCTTGTGGTCCTTACGGCGTTCTTATGA